The Deinococcus detaillensis genomic interval GCGCGTGGAAGTCCGCAGCCGCCGCGTGGGCGGAAGCACCTATCAGGTGCCGGTGGAAGTCAGCGTCCGCCGCGCCCAGAGCTTGACCCTGCGGTGGATGAAGTCCGCCGTGGACAACCGTCCTGAGCGCACCGCCGTCGAGCGCCTCGCTGCCGAGATTTTGGATGCGGCGCAGGGACGCGGCGGGGCCATCAAGAAAAAAGACGATGTGGAGCGCATGGCCGAGGCCAACCGCGCTTACGCGCACTACCGCTGGTAAACAAAGCAGCAAGGCAGACGGCGGCTGTAGCGTTTTTCGCTGGGTCGCCGCTTTGTCCGCCTCCTATATACCGCGCTTCAGCACCTAACCTGTTCGTAAGTCAACCCACTTAGGGAGTTTTAAAATGACGATCAAAGCAAGCACCGCTTATTTGGAGCATTTCCGCAACATCGGTATTGCCGCGCACATCGACGCCGGCAAGACCACCACCACCGAGCGCATCCTGTATTACACCGGACGCACCCACAACATCGGCGAAGTCCATGACGGCGCGGCCACCATGGACTGGATGGAGCAGGAGCGCGAGCGCGGCATCACCATCACCGCCGCTGCCACCACCGCCAAGTGGAAGCACTCCGGCACTGACCAGGAATACGTCATCAACATCATCGACACTCCCGGTCACGTGGATTTCACCATTGAAGTCGAGCGTTCCATGCGCGTCCTCGACGGCGCGGTGGCTGTCTTCGACAGCTCGCAGGGCGTCGAGCCGCAGTCCGAGACCGTCTGGCGTCAGGCCGACCGTTACGGCGTGCCGCGCATTGCCTATTCCAACAAAATGGATAAGACCGGCGCGAGCTTCGAGCTGGTACTGAGCGATATCCGCGAGCGCCTCGGCGCAATCCCCGCTCCCATCCAGTACCCGATGGGCGAGGAAGCCGAATTTAAGGGCATCATCGACATCGTGCGGATGCAGGCCCACACCTACACCAACGACTTGGGCACCGACATTGAGATCGGGCCGATTCCTGAGAAGTTCAATGCCAAAGTCGCCGAGATGCGTGCTCAACTCATCGAAGCCGCTGCCGAAGTCGATGAGACCGTCATGGAGAAGTACCTCAGCGGCGAAGAACCCACCATCGAAGAATTGATGTACGCCGTTCGTCAGGGCACCATCGCCAAGAAGATCTTCCCGGTTCTCTGCGGCAGCGCCCTCAAAAATAAAGGCGTGCAGCTCCTTCTCGACGCCGTGATCGACTACTTGCCCAGCCCGCTGGAAGTTCCGGCCATTCGCGGCGTCGTGGAAGATAGCGAAGAAACCCACGATTTCCCCGCTGACCCCGAAGGCCAACTGGCCGCGCTGGCATTCAAGATCATGGCCGATCCCTACGTGGGCCGCCTGACCTTCGTGCGCATCTACTCGGGCACCATGCACAGCGGCTCGTACATTTACAACGCTTCCAAGAACAAGCGCGAGCGCGTGGGCCGTCTGCTCAAAATGCACGCCAACAGCCGCGAGGAAGTCACTGAACTGCGTGCAGGTGAACTTGGAGCCGTCATTGGCCTCAAGGACTCGGGCACCGGCAACACCCTCATCGGTGACGGCGACAACCACGTGCTCTTGGAGAGCATTGACGTTCCAGAACCAGTGATCAAGCTGGCTATCGAACCCAAGACCAAGGCCGACCAGGAAAAAATGGGCGTGGGCCTCCAGCGTCTCGCCGAGGAAGATCCTACCTTCCGCGTCGAAACCGACCAGGAAAGCGGCCAGACCACCATCGCGGGCATGGGCGAACTTCACCTCGAAATTCTGGTGGACCGCCTCAAGCGCGAGTACAAGGTTGAAGCCAATGTGGGCGCTCCGCAAGTCGCCTTCCGCGAGACCATCACCCGCGCCGTGGACGCCGAAGGCAAGTTCGTGCGTCAGTCGGGCGGACGCGGCCAGTTCGGTCATGTCAAGATCAAGGCCGAGCCGCTCGAACCCGGCTCAGGCTTCATTTTCGAGAACGCCATCGTCGGCGGCACTGTGCCCCGCGAGTATGTCAAGCCCGCCCAGCAGGGTATCGAAGAAGCCATGCAGAGCGGCCCTATGCTCGGCTTCCCCGTCGTGGACATGAAAGTCACTATCTATGACGGCTCGTATCACGAAGTCGATTCCTCGGAAATGGCCTTCAAGATCGCCGGTTCGATGGCCCTTAAAGAAGCCGTTCAGAAGGGTGCTCCGGCCCTGCTCGAACCCATTATGCGCGTCGAGGTCACGGTGCCCGACGACTTCATGGGCGACATCATCGGCGATCTCAACTCGCGCCGTGGCCAGATTCAGGGCATGGAAGCACGCGGTAATGCCCAGCTCGTCAAGGCCTTCGTGCCGCTCTCCGAAATGTTCGGCTACGCCACCGACATGCGCTCCATGTCGCAGGGCCGCGCCAGCTACTCGATGTTCTTCGATCACTACAGCCAAGTGCCGAACAATATCGCTCAGCAACTGATGAAGAAGTAAAACCAAATTCTGCAAAGCGGGTCATCTCTTCGGAGGTGGCCCGCTTTTTTGACGGGTATTTGACAAAGGTAATGTTAAGATGAACCATGAAGCCTGAAAAACTCTCTTGGGTCACGATCCCGCTACTGATCTCCATCATTCTGAGCATTTTGGGAATGTTAAGCTTGCCGTTTATAGGCTTTTTTATCAATCTGATTTTCGGTGCGGCCATGAACGATTCTTCAACGACGGCGTCAGACGCTCAAGCGCTCGGCTGGGTCAAACTTTTAACCGGCTCGACCTTATGGGTCATTTTCTTTTTCAGCTTGGCTTGGACTGTTTTTCAGTTTCTCACTTACCGGGCGATACAGGAAGGCAAAGGCTGGGCCAGAATTGCCGCCATCGTGATTGCCATCCTGGGCCTGCTGAACTTTCCAGTCGGCACGGCGCTGGGCGTCTTTATGCTAGTTGGCGCTTTTGACCCTGCCGTGCAGGAATACGCCAACCGCTAAAGCAAGACGTAAGCAAAAGTCAAATTTAAAGGGGTGTTTCGCTGTTCCTGCAAGTGAAACACCCCTTGCCATTTCCCGCCAAATCCATTACTCTGTGAAGTCGGTGCGCTGAAAAGCGTTGGCGCAACGTGCCGTGAGGTTGGGCCTTGAGAAACTCAAGTGCAGCGGCCCCGGCGGGAATCAACCCAATGTGGACTTTATGTTCGACCGCAACCCGATCAAAGGGAAATTTTCTCTTGTCGCAGAGCAGAGCATGTCGCCCACCACTTGGAGGAGTAATCACATGGCAAAAGGAACATTCGAGCGCAACAAGCCCCACGTCAACATCGGCACGATTGGTCACGTCGATCACGGCAAAACCACCCTCACCGCTGCCATCACCTACACGGCAGCCTCAATTGACGCCAGCATCGAGACCATGCGCTATGACCAGATCGACAAGGCCCCCGAAGAAAAGGCCCGTGGCATCACCATCAATACCGCCCACGTCGAGTACTCCACTGCTGCACGTCACTACAGCCACGTGGATTGCCCCGGTCACGCCGATTACGTCAAAAACATGATCACCGGCGCGGCCCAGATGGACGGTGCGATTTTGGTCGTGAGCTCCGCTGACGGCCCGATGCCCCAGACCCGCGAGCACATCCTGCTTGCCAAGCAAGTCGGCGTGCCCCACATCGTCGTCTTCATGAACAAGGTCGACATGGTCGATGATGAAGAGTTGCTCGAGTTGGTCGAGATGGAAGTTCGCGAACTTCTCGCCAAGTACGACTTCCCCGGCGACGATGTTCCTGTTGTCAAAGGCAGCGCTTTGCGTGCCCTCGAAGCTTTGACCGCCACGCCCAAAATGGCACGCGGCACCGACAAGTGGGTCGACAACGTTTGGGAACTCCTCGACGCCGTGGACAGCTACATCCCCACCCCTGAGCGCGACACCGACAAAGCCTTCTTGATGCCCGTCGAGGACGTGTTCACCATCACCGGACGTGGCACCGTCGCCACCGGCCGTGTCGAGCGCGGCATTGTCAAGGTTCAGGACGACGTCGAGATCATCGGCCTGCGCGACCTCCGCAAGACCACCGTTACCGGTATCGAAATGCACCGCAAGCTCCTCGATTCCGGTATGGCGGGCGACAACGTCGGCGTGCTTTTGCGCGG includes:
- the fusA gene encoding elongation factor G, giving the protein MTIKASTAYLEHFRNIGIAAHIDAGKTTTTERILYYTGRTHNIGEVHDGAATMDWMEQERERGITITAAATTAKWKHSGTDQEYVINIIDTPGHVDFTIEVERSMRVLDGAVAVFDSSQGVEPQSETVWRQADRYGVPRIAYSNKMDKTGASFELVLSDIRERLGAIPAPIQYPMGEEAEFKGIIDIVRMQAHTYTNDLGTDIEIGPIPEKFNAKVAEMRAQLIEAAAEVDETVMEKYLSGEEPTIEELMYAVRQGTIAKKIFPVLCGSALKNKGVQLLLDAVIDYLPSPLEVPAIRGVVEDSEETHDFPADPEGQLAALAFKIMADPYVGRLTFVRIYSGTMHSGSYIYNASKNKRERVGRLLKMHANSREEVTELRAGELGAVIGLKDSGTGNTLIGDGDNHVLLESIDVPEPVIKLAIEPKTKADQEKMGVGLQRLAEEDPTFRVETDQESGQTTIAGMGELHLEILVDRLKREYKVEANVGAPQVAFRETITRAVDAEGKFVRQSGGRGQFGHVKIKAEPLEPGSGFIFENAIVGGTVPREYVKPAQQGIEEAMQSGPMLGFPVVDMKVTIYDGSYHEVDSSEMAFKIAGSMALKEAVQKGAPALLEPIMRVEVTVPDDFMGDIIGDLNSRRGQIQGMEARGNAQLVKAFVPLSEMFGYATDMRSMSQGRASYSMFFDHYSQVPNNIAQQLMKK
- the rpsG gene encoding 30S ribosomal protein S7; protein product: MARRRRAEVRELLPDLVYQDVLVSATINRIMEDGKKNLASRIFYGAMSVVQDRTGQEPLKVYKQAFENIKPRVEVRSRRVGGSTYQVPVEVSVRRAQSLTLRWMKSAVDNRPERTAVERLAAEILDAAQGRGGAIKKKDDVERMAEANRAYAHYRW
- the tuf gene encoding elongation factor Tu, with product MAKGTFERNKPHVNIGTIGHVDHGKTTLTAAITYTAASIDASIETMRYDQIDKAPEEKARGITINTAHVEYSTAARHYSHVDCPGHADYVKNMITGAAQMDGAILVVSSADGPMPQTREHILLAKQVGVPHIVVFMNKVDMVDDEELLELVEMEVRELLAKYDFPGDDVPVVKGSALRALEALTATPKMARGTDKWVDNVWELLDAVDSYIPTPERDTDKAFLMPVEDVFTITGRGTVATGRVERGIVKVQDDVEIIGLRDLRKTTVTGIEMHRKLLDSGMAGDNVGVLLRGVARDDVERGQVLAKPGSIKPHTKFEASVYVLSKDEGGRHSAFFGGYRPQFYFRTTDVTGVVELSEGVEMVMPGDNVTFIVDLIKPIAMEEGLRFAIREGGRTVGAGVVTKIVE